The following DNA comes from Candidatus Zixiibacteriota bacterium.
GTCAGCTCGTGCCGTGAGGTGTTGGGTTAAGTCCCGCAACGAGCGCAACCCCTGTCCATAGTTGCCATCAGGTAATGCTGGGGACTCTATGGAGACTGCCGGTGATAAGCTGGAGGAAGGTGGGGATGACGTCAAGTCCTCATGGCCCTTATGTCCAGGGCTACACACGTACTACAATGGCCGGTACAGAAGGTTGCAATACCGCGAGGTGGAGCTAATCCCCAAAACCGGTCCCAGTTCGAATTGGAGTCTGCAACTCGACTCCATGAAGGCGGAATCGCTAGTAATCGCTGATCAGCAGGCAGCGGTGAATACGTTCCCGGGGCTTGTACACACCGCCCGTCAAGCCACGGAAGTTGGGAGCACCCGAAGTCGTTTGCCGAACCGCAAGGACGGCGGCGCCTAAGGTGAAACCGATGACTGGGGCTAAGTCGTAACAAGGTAGCCGTAGCGGAAGCTGTGGCTGGATCACCTCCTTTCTAAGGAGTACGGTGTGTACTGAGCTTAACTCGGCTCAGTTACATCTAGGTCGAGCGATACGACTGTTCGATGTTGGTTTCTTCTCGTCCGACTATTTTTATAAATTTGCCTGCCGATTGTGGGCTTTGGATGGATATGATGGGCCTATAGCTCAGTTGGTTAGAGCGCACGCCTGATAAGCGTGAGGTCATTGGTTCAACTCCAATTAGGCCCACTTTTTCGGCCAAGCGACCGACGGGGATGTAGCTCAGTTGGGAGAGCGGTGGCTTTGCAAGCCACAGGTCACCGGTTCGATCCCGGTCATCTCCAGATTAGGATAGCAAAGCGGCAAATGAGTCGCTTAACTATATAAAGGCTCTTTGACAACTTAATAGTAACTTCCTATTGATACGTAAATAGGTATTTTCCAACAGGCTGTGTTTCATATGCAGCCTAAGGGATGCTCTTAACGAGGCTTTAACAAAATTCGGTTAAGCTATTAAGGGCACATGGTGGATGCCTTGGCACGGGAAGGCGATGAAGGACGTGGTAAGCTGCGATAAGCGTCGTTTAGGTGCAAACAACCTTTGAGACGGCGATGTCCGAATGGGGCAACCCAACCAGGGTTATGCCTGGTTATCGTGCACTGAATACATAGGTGTACGAGGCAAACGGGGGGAACTGAAACATCTAAGTACCCCCAGGAAGAGAAAACAATTGTGATTCCCCTAGTAGTGGCGAGCGAACGGGGAAGAGCCTAAACCGGTGTGCACGCTAAAACCTGCCAGTGTTGTGCTACCGGGGTCGTGGGAGCCGATAGGTTCGATGGCAGTCGAGCCGAGGAGTTACAAACCGCATGTATAGGTGAACGATCTGGAAAGTTCGGCGATACAGGGTGAAAGCCCCGTAACCGAAATGCATGTGGCTCCTTTCGGATTTCCCAAGTAGGGCCGGACACGTGAAATCCGGTTTGAATCCGCCAGGACCATCTGGTAAGGCTAAATACTATCCCGTGACCGATAGTGAACTAGTACCGTGAGGGAAAGGTGAAAAGCACCCCGGAAGGGGATTGAAATAGTACCTGAAACCGTGTGCCTACAAGCGGTCGGAGGAAAAACGGTCTTTCGAGACCGTTGGACTGACGGCGTGCCTATTGAATAATGATCCGGCGAGTTACTTCTCTGTCGCATGGCTAAGCTATACACTAGCGCAACCGTAGCGAAAGCGAGTCTGAATAGGGCGATAAGTGGCAGGGAGTAGACCCGAAACCAGGTGATCTATGCATGGCCAGGATGAAAGTTCGGTAAAACGAATCGGAGGTCCGAACGCACCAGCGTTGAAAAGCTGGGCGATGAGCTGTGCATAGGGGTGAAAGGCCAATCAAACCTGGAGATAGCTGGTTCTCCCCGAAATAACTTTAGGGTTAGCCTCGGATTATAGTCTTACGGAGGTAGAGCACTGGATGGGCTAGGGGCCCCACAAGGTTACCAACCCCAACCAAACTCCGAATGCCGTAAGATGTTCTCCGGGAGTCAGGCAGTGTGGGATAAGCTTCATTGCCGAGAGGGAAACAACCCAGACCATCAGCTAAGGTCCCGAAGTCATGCTAAGTGGTAAAGGATGTGGAATTACTTAAACAGCTAGGATGTTGGCTCAGAAGCAGCCATCATTTAAAGAGTGCGTAACAGCTCACTAGTCTAGTGATCCTGCGCCGATAATTTAAGGGACTATGCATGGCACCGAAGCTATGGGTTCGTGCTTGCACGAGCGGTAGGGGAGCATTGTCTGCGAGTCGAATGTCAATCGAAAGATTGGTTGGATCTCAGACAAGAGATTATGTCGGAACGAGTAGCGATAAAGCAAGACTATAAACTTGCTCACCGTAAGCCTAAGGTTTCCTGGGGAAGGTTAAACCTCCCAGGGTTAGTCGGAACCTAAGCCGAGGTCGAAAGGCGTAGGCGATGGAAAACAGGCCAAAATTCCTGTACCGGCGAAGTCGCGTTTTAATCTATGGGGTGACGCAGAAGTGAAGGTCAGCCGGCTGATGGTTGTGCCGGTCTAAGCGTGTAGATGGGGATCGCAGGCAAATCCACGATCCTAACATTGAGACGTAATGGGGTGGTCATAGACCAGAACTGATCGTAATCATGCTGCCAAGAAAAACCTCTATGATAGTTACTTTGTCGTCCGTACCGCAATCCGCCACAGGTAGGCGAGGAGAGTATCCTAAGGTGCTCGGGTTAACTCATGTTAAGGAACTAGGCAAACTGACTCCGTAACTTCGGAATAAGGAGTGCCACAAGTAGGTGAATTACTTGCGTTTGGAGCTGAAAGTGGCCGCAGTGAAACGGAAGCGGTGACTGTTTACTAAAAACACACGACTCTGCTAAGTCTAATAAGACGATGTATAGGGTCCGATACCTGCCCGGTGCTGGAAGGTTAAAAGGAGGAGTCATGGTCTTCGGACTTGCAGCTCTGAATTGAAGCCCCAGTAAACGGCGGCCGTAACTATAACGGTCCTAAGGTAGCGAAATTCCTTGTCGGGTAAATTCCGACCTGCACGAATGGTATAACAACTGCTTCTCTGTCTCAACATGAGGCCCGGTGAAACTGTAGCAACGGTGAAGATGCCGTTTACCCGTATCGGGACGGAAAGACCCCGTGAACCTTTACTATAACCTGACATTGGTGTTTGGTATCGTATGTGTAGCATAGGTGGGAGGCGTTGAAACTGGCACGCTAGTGTCGGTGGAGCCACCGGTGAAATACCACCCTTATGTTATTGAACATCTAACCTTGGGCCATGAATCTGGCTCAGGAACAGTGTCAGGCGGGTAGTTTAACTGGGGCGGTTGCCTCCAAAAATGTAACGGAGGCGCGCAAAGGTTCCCTCAGGCCGGATGGTAATCGGCTGTAGAGCGCAAAGGTATAAGGGAGCTTAACTGCGAGACAGACATGTCGAGCAGGTGGGAAACCAGGTCTTAGTGAGCCGGCGGCAGCGGATGGAAGCGCCGTCGCTCAACGGATAAAAGGTACTCCGGGGATAACAGGCTTATCTCCTCCGAGAGTCCATATCGACGAGGGGGTTTGGCACCTCGATGTCGGCTCATCACATCCTGGGGCTGGAGAAGGTCCCAAGGGTTTGGCTGTTCGCCAATTAAAGTGGTACGTGAGCTGGGTTTAGAACGTCGTGAGACAGTTCGGTCCCTATCTGATACGGGCGTAGGAGATTTGAGGAGATTCGACCCTAGTACGAGAGGACCAGGTTGAACCAACCGCCAGTGCACCTGTTGTGTCGCCAGATGCATCGCAGGGTAGCTGCGTTGGGAAGGGATAAGCGCTGAAAGCATCTAAGTGCCAAGCCCACTCCAAGATTAGATCTCCCAGACGAAAGTCTATAAGACCCCTGGAAGATGACCAGGTTGATAGGTCACAGGTATACGTGTAGTGATACATTTAGCCGAGTGATACTAATAGGTCGTGCGGCTTAACCGTTAAATTTCTCTGTTAAGTCATCCCATTTGCTGCCCAACACAGCCTGTTGGGCGATACCGATCGGTGTCGATAGAAGTTACTATTCAAGTTTCCCGGTGATGATAGCGACGGGGCCACACCTGTTCCCATTCCGAACACAGAAGTTAAGCCCGTCTACGTCGATGGTACTGCACCCGAGACGGTGTGGGAGAGTAGAAAGTCGCCGGGTTATAAATACAAAGCCCTCCTGACAACAGTCAGGAGGGCTTTTTGGTGTGAGGAGACTGCATGTGTTATTGACTCTCACAATCCTCCGGACTATCATCTGAGGAGAAAGCAAACACAAGTGGTGGGAGACAGATTCTGAGATGGAATCGTTCATAGCCAGGCCTGAGTTGCTGAAGGAAGATTGTAGAGTCGAGGATCTGCTTGATGTTACGGACACCGTCGAAAAGTACGCTGGCTTCATCGCTGGCATTCAACGGTCGGGCATACTAGCGATCGTAGGACCTTATGGGTGTGGCAAGAGCACCGTACTATACCAAGTCGAGAAGATGCTCAGAGACCGCTTAACCTGGGTCAATTTCGATGCGTGGAAGTACCCTGACAGACGAGATCTGTGGGAAGGATTCGTCCTGGACGTGGCAGAACAGCTGGGCGATAAGGAGGCGGCTACAGCCGACTTATCAGGAGTGTCCAAGAAAGCTCAAGTCGGGTGGGGCACCGGAAAGGCGATAGCTGGGGTTGTCGGGCTGGATGGAGTAGTCAGCGGCCTTCAGGAGGCGTTCACCAAGCCGCCGGCCGTCCGCATAAGTGACATCCAGAGAATATTCACAGATCTTCTGAACTCTCGTGGTGACCGAATAGTGATCGTGGCCGAGGATGTTGACAGGTCTGGACCGAGCGGAACGTTCTTCTTGGAGACCCTTAGCCAGTTCCTGTCACAGCCAAACCTCAAGGCAACGGTATTGGTTGTGGCGCCAGTTGGACTGAAGGACTTTGAGGAACGCAGGGAGGCCTATAACAAGTGCGTAGACTGCTTTCTTGAGTTCAATCCGTCTCCTCCCAAACTGGATAGATTCGTGGCGGAAGCATTTGACCGAGGTCTCTTCGATGGGGAGTGGGTGCACGAGGATGCGCCTCAGATCAGGTGGACAGGAGCCGCACGAAAGGGGCAGGTAACGACGTTCCTCAATGAGTTTGTCAATAGGCAGCGCAACTTCACCATGAGAGAGGTGAAGCTAATGCTGCGGACAGCAAATGAGATTTATGGACAGCAAGCAAGTCAGGGATTAGAACCGGACTTCCGCGTGACGATAGCATTTGAGGCCGCAAAGCACATCAGGGTGGACTCGGGGGGGAGAGTGAGTCTATTTCACGAAATCCGCGAGACACGACGAGTGCCGGCGAACTCTCTAGTTGCTAGCTTTCTAATAAGCATGATCTCGGATCGCGACTCGATCATGTCTCGCGATCCAGTTACAGGTGAGGCACGTGTTATCACCAGCCAGACTACAATCGTCGCCGTGCCCAGAGCCAACGGTGTCAGGGATCAACCTTCAGTGCCTTGGATGGTATTTGGTCGGCACCGGGAGGACAAGAGCGCTGGTCTGTACATCACCGATTTCTACCTGGACTACTAGAGCCACTTGGGTAGATTGGCATCTCGCGGCCTTCGCAGGAGCGACGTGTCTTGGGGCCCCGGGCACGAAAAGCAGCCATTGAGATAGTTCTGGGACCAGTTGAAGGAAGAAAAAGACAGGCTCCGGCCTACGCAGGAGCAACGTGTGCGGGGTGTCGGTTCTGCACACACAAAATCCCACCCGAGGGGTGGGGCACCTAAAAGAAGATAGGCTCGTGCTTTCTCGCAGGAGCGACGTGTGCGGATGAACTACGTTGAATACAAACAGCAGAGCAACATGCGCGAAAGCACCATTAGAAACGACGGAAACTACAATAGAATTCAGGATCAGTATGCACAGTATCTCCAAACATGACATCTTCACCGAACTGCACGCGGCAGTAGTGCCGGTGAGCGACATGAAGCGCAGTCAGCAGTTCTACGAAGATATCCTCGGTCTCGAATACGAGCGACCGGTCAACGAGAAGATGGTTCTGTATAGGGCCGGCGGCAAGGCGTTCATCGCATTACAGGAAGAAGAGCCGGATGAGGCTTCGGCTCAATCACAGAATGAGATCAATATCCCGTGCTTCGTGCTTCGTACCGATAACGCTTTTGAATGCCGACTTCATCTCCTCGGAAGTGGTGTGCAATGCTCCGAAATCAGGTACGGCGACTTCATCACCTGGATGACATTTTATGATCCGGACCACAATCGGATAGATGTCTGCCAATTCCTCGATGACTGGATCGATATCTAGCCAAAGCAATGTGGAGGTTGTCATCGGTTATCTTATTGATGTTGACAGGCGTAAGTGTGTTCCATATCATAAGCAAAAGAAACTCTGGTACAGTTGAATCTAACCATTAGGAGGGCTCGATGGAGGAGCAAAGCATCAATATCGATGAACGGACTATCGTAAAAGAGATCAGTCTGCCCATTTATCAAGCCAAATTCTGGCTCAAGCTGCTCGGTGTGGTCAATATGATCATGGGTATCCTGGCTGCCCTTACGCTTATTGGAATCATTATTGCCTGGTTGCCGATCTGGCTCGGCTATTTGCTGTTCAAGGCCGCCGGTTCAATCGATGGCGGCCAGATGAACGGCGATAAGAGTATGCTAATCGATGCGCTTAACAAACTTAAAACCTATTTTGTTATCAACGGGGTTTTGATGCTTATCGGTGTCGCCGGGTGGATTATCAGTATGCTCGTAGGCGGATTAGCGATGTTAGGTGGCTTGGGAAACATGTAGCAGAGATTACAAG
Coding sequences within:
- a CDS encoding P-loop NTPase fold protein encodes the protein MESFIARPELLKEDCRVEDLLDVTDTVEKYAGFIAGIQRSGILAIVGPYGCGKSTVLYQVEKMLRDRLTWVNFDAWKYPDRRDLWEGFVLDVAEQLGDKEAATADLSGVSKKAQVGWGTGKAIAGVVGLDGVVSGLQEAFTKPPAVRISDIQRIFTDLLNSRGDRIVIVAEDVDRSGPSGTFFLETLSQFLSQPNLKATVLVVAPVGLKDFEERREAYNKCVDCFLEFNPSPPKLDRFVAEAFDRGLFDGEWVHEDAPQIRWTGAARKGQVTTFLNEFVNRQRNFTMREVKLMLRTANEIYGQQASQGLEPDFRVTIAFEAAKHIRVDSGGRVSLFHEIRETRRVPANSLVASFLISMISDRDSIMSRDPVTGEARVITSQTTIVAVPRANGVRDQPSVPWMVFGRHREDKSAGLYITDFYLDY
- a CDS encoding VOC family protein, which codes for MHSISKHDIFTELHAAVVPVSDMKRSQQFYEDILGLEYERPVNEKMVLYRAGGKAFIALQEEEPDEASAQSQNEINIPCFVLRTDNAFECRLHLLGSGVQCSEIRYGDFITWMTFYDPDHNRIDVCQFLDDWIDI
- a CDS encoding DUF5362 family protein, translated to MEEQSINIDERTIVKEISLPIYQAKFWLKLLGVVNMIMGILAALTLIGIIIAWLPIWLGYLLFKAAGSIDGGQMNGDKSMLIDALNKLKTYFVINGVLMLIGVAGWIISMLVGGLAMLGGLGNM